A region from the Enterobacter roggenkampii genome encodes:
- the potB gene encoding spermidine/putrescine ABC transporter permease PotB, protein MKNTSKFQNVVIATIVGWLVLFVFLPNLMIIATSFLTRDDANFVSLVFTLDNYARLLDPLYFDVLLHSLNMALIATIACLVLGYPFAWFLAGLPQKVRPLLLFLLIVPFWTNSLIRIYGLKIFLSTKGYLNEFLLWLGVIDTPIRIMFTPSAVIVGLVYILLPFMVMPLYSSIEKLDKPLLEAAKDLGASKFQTFIRIIIPLTMPGIIAGCLLVMLPAMGLFYVSDLMGGAKNLLIGNVIKSQFLNIRDWPFGSATSITLTVVMGLMLLVYWRASRLLNKKVELE, encoded by the coding sequence ATGAAGAACACAAGTAAGTTCCAGAATGTGGTGATTGCCACGATCGTCGGTTGGCTTGTGTTGTTTGTCTTTTTACCCAACCTGATGATCATCGCCACCAGCTTCCTGACCCGTGACGACGCAAACTTCGTTTCGCTGGTTTTTACGCTGGACAACTACGCGCGCCTGCTCGATCCGCTCTATTTTGACGTGCTGCTGCATTCGCTCAATATGGCGCTGATTGCCACCATTGCCTGCCTGGTGCTGGGTTATCCGTTCGCATGGTTCCTCGCGGGTCTGCCGCAAAAGGTGCGTCCGCTGCTGTTGTTTCTGCTGATTGTGCCGTTCTGGACCAACTCGCTGATTCGCATCTACGGGCTGAAAATCTTCCTCAGCACCAAAGGCTACCTCAATGAATTTCTGCTGTGGCTGGGGGTGATTGATACGCCGATCCGCATCATGTTTACCCCGAGCGCGGTGATTGTGGGTCTGGTCTATATCCTGCTGCCGTTTATGGTGATGCCGCTCTACTCCAGCATTGAGAAGCTGGATAAACCGCTGCTGGAGGCGGCAAAAGATCTGGGTGCCAGCAAGTTTCAGACCTTTATCCGCATTATCATTCCGCTGACCATGCCCGGCATTATCGCGGGCTGTCTGCTGGTCATGCTTCCGGCCATGGGTCTGTTCTACGTTTCGGACCTGATGGGTGGCGCGAAAAACCTGCTGATTGGGAATGTGATCAAGAGCCAGTTCCTCAACATTCGCGACTGGCCGTTCGGCTCCGCCACCAGCATTACGTTGACGGTGGTGATGGGTCTGATGCTGCTGGTTTACTGGCGCGCCTCACGGCTGCTGAACAAGAAGGTGGAACTCGAATGA
- the potA gene encoding spermidine/putrescine ABC transporter ATP-binding protein PotA — translation MRRLYGTAQKLNTQSRSRSPLVQLERIRKSFDGKDVISDLTLTINDGEFLTLLGPSGCGKTTVLRLIAGLESVDNGHIHLENQDITQVPAEDRHVNTVFQSYALFPHMTVFENVAFGLRMQKTPANEIEPRVTEALRMVQLETFAQRKPHQLSGGQQQRVAIARAVVNKPRLLLLDESLSALDYKLRKQMQNELKALQRKLGITFVFVTHDQEEALTMSDRIVVMRDGKIEQDGTPREIYEEPKNLFVASFIGEINIFDATVIERLDDQRVRACVEGRECVITVNFPVEKGQKLNVLLRPEDLRVDEIHGNTEAEGLIGYIRERNYKGMTLESVVELENGKMVMVSEFFNEDDPDFDHSLDQKMVINWVESWEVVLADEEHK, via the coding sequence CTGAGGCGTCTATATGGGACAGCGCAAAAATTGAATACACAATCCCGTTCACGTTCACCGCTGGTGCAACTGGAACGAATTCGTAAAAGTTTTGATGGCAAAGACGTCATTTCCGACCTCACTCTCACCATCAATGACGGTGAGTTTCTGACGCTGCTTGGCCCCTCCGGCTGCGGCAAAACCACCGTACTGCGCCTTATCGCCGGGCTGGAGAGCGTCGATAACGGCCATATCCATCTTGAAAACCAGGACATCACCCAGGTTCCCGCCGAAGACCGCCACGTCAACACTGTCTTTCAGAGCTATGCCCTCTTCCCGCACATGACCGTGTTTGAAAACGTGGCGTTTGGCCTGCGGATGCAAAAAACCCCGGCGAATGAAATCGAACCGCGCGTCACCGAAGCCCTGCGCATGGTACAGCTTGAGACGTTCGCCCAGCGAAAACCGCATCAGCTTTCCGGCGGCCAGCAGCAGCGCGTGGCCATCGCCCGCGCCGTGGTCAACAAGCCGCGTCTGCTCCTGCTGGATGAATCCCTCTCCGCGCTGGATTACAAGCTGCGCAAGCAGATGCAGAACGAGCTTAAAGCCCTGCAGCGCAAGCTCGGCATTACCTTTGTCTTCGTCACCCACGACCAGGAAGAAGCCCTGACCATGTCCGACCGCATCGTGGTGATGCGCGACGGCAAAATCGAGCAGGACGGCACGCCGCGTGAAATCTACGAAGAGCCGAAAAATCTGTTTGTCGCCAGCTTCATTGGTGAGATCAATATCTTCGACGCCACGGTGATTGAGCGCCTGGACGACCAGCGCGTTCGCGCGTGCGTCGAAGGACGCGAGTGCGTCATCACGGTGAATTTCCCCGTCGAAAAGGGACAAAAGCTCAACGTTCTGCTGCGCCCGGAAGATCTGCGCGTCGATGAAATTCACGGCAATACCGAGGCCGAAGGGTTAATCGGCTATATCCGCGAGCGCAACTACAAAGGGATGACGCTGGAGTCTGTCGTCGAGCTGGAGAACGGCAAAATGGTGATGGTCAGCGAGTTCTTTAACGAGGACGACCCGGACTTCGACCACTCTCTCGACCAGAAAATGGTTATCAACTGGGTAGAAAGCTGGGAGGTTGTACTGGCTGATGAAGAACACAAGTAA
- the pepT gene encoding peptidase T, which yields MDKLLERFLQYVSLDTQSKPGVRQVPSTEGQWKLLNLLKEQLDAMGLVNVTLSEKGTVMGTLPANVDGDIPAIGFISHVDTSPDFSGKHVNPQIVENYRGGDIALGIGDEVLSPVMFPVLHQLLGQTLITTDGKTLLGADDKAGIAEIMTALAVLKGNDIPHGDIRVAFTPDEEVGKGAKHFDVDAFNAQWAYTVDGGGVGELEYENFNAASVTIKIVGNNVHPGSAKGVMVNALSLASRIHAEVPAEESPEQTEGYEGFYHLTSIKGTVDSAQMHYIIRDFDRKAFEARKRKMMEIAKKVGKGLHPDCYIELIIEDSYYNMREKVMAHPHILDIAQQAMRDCDIEPILKPIRGGTDGSQLSFMGLPCPNLFTGGYNYHGKHEFVTLEGMEKAVKVIVRIAELTAKR from the coding sequence ATGGATAAATTACTTGAGCGTTTTTTACAGTACGTTTCGCTGGATACCCAATCTAAGCCGGGTGTTCGCCAGGTGCCGAGCACCGAAGGCCAGTGGAAGCTATTAAACCTGCTTAAAGAGCAGCTTGACGCCATGGGGCTGGTCAACGTCACGTTAAGCGAGAAAGGCACTGTGATGGGAACGCTGCCGGCGAATGTCGACGGGGATATCCCGGCGATTGGCTTTATCTCCCATGTCGACACCTCTCCGGATTTTAGCGGTAAACATGTGAACCCGCAGATTGTTGAAAACTACCGCGGCGGCGACATTGCGCTGGGCATTGGCGACGAAGTGCTCTCGCCCGTGATGTTCCCGGTGCTGCACCAGCTGCTCGGTCAGACGCTGATCACCACCGATGGTAAAACGCTGCTGGGGGCGGATGACAAAGCGGGCATCGCGGAGATCATGACGGCGCTGGCGGTGCTGAAGGGCAACGATATTCCGCACGGTGATATCCGCGTGGCCTTTACGCCGGATGAAGAGGTCGGCAAGGGCGCGAAGCACTTCGACGTGGACGCCTTTAACGCCCAGTGGGCCTACACCGTCGACGGTGGCGGCGTCGGTGAGCTGGAGTATGAAAACTTCAATGCCGCGTCAGTCACGATCAAAATTGTCGGCAACAACGTCCACCCAGGCTCTGCCAAAGGCGTCATGGTCAACGCGCTGTCGCTGGCGTCGCGTATTCATGCAGAAGTCCCGGCGGAAGAGAGCCCCGAACAGACCGAAGGGTATGAAGGTTTCTATCACCTGACCAGCATCAAAGGCACCGTGGACAGCGCGCAGATGCACTACATCATCCGCGATTTTGACCGTAAAGCCTTTGAGGCGCGCAAGCGTAAGATGATGGAGATCGCCAAGAAGGTGGGCAAGGGCCTGCATCCTGACTGCTATATCGAGCTCATCATCGAAGACAGCTATTACAATATGCGCGAGAAGGTGATGGCGCATCCGCATATTCTCGATATCGCCCAGCAGGCGATGCGCGACTGCGATATTGAACCGATATTAAAACCGATTCGCGGCGGTACCGACGGTTCTCAGCTGTCGTTTATGGGACTACCGTGCCCGAACCTGTTTACCGGTGGCTATAACTACCACGGTAAACATGAGTTTGTGACGCTGGAAGGGATGGAAAAGGCAGTGAAGGTGATAGTGCGGATAGCTGAGTTGACCGCTAAACGCTAA
- a CDS encoding EAL and HDOD domain-containing protein, giving the protein MYGFIARQPIFNPEMNTVAYELLFRDGMTNRFPDVSAEYATSRMISDQFLCVPSQRIAGAHTSFINFPSRMVIDRSGEALDKESVVIEILEDAVPGAELLQAVREMNAHGYQFALDDFTLAPEWDVFLPYISILKFDVRNYTLAQIKEYLKVRKHLTGHIKYLAEKIETKEEFNQYRDEGFSLFQGYFFCRPEVIKYKRLSQNQLAIFRLQMEVGRNKPDFRIIESLIKTDLTLSYKIMRYMKHTAFKHVGACNFSKLTLSEVLRYLGENQLRRFVAVVVLASAGNDTVSELYPLSMMRGKFCELLAETMNEPTLAENAFMCGLFSLLDTLLELPMAELMKQIAVPQSVNNALCHQEGRLADMINLCRYYEQQRWDEATRVRQALGLSDEEVVEAMRKATLWAGENTVS; this is encoded by the coding sequence ATGTACGGATTTATCGCGCGACAACCCATTTTTAACCCTGAAATGAATACCGTAGCCTATGAGCTGCTTTTCAGAGACGGGATGACAAATCGTTTTCCGGATGTGTCGGCAGAATATGCCACGTCCAGGATGATATCCGATCAGTTCTTATGTGTGCCGTCCCAGCGCATTGCCGGGGCACATACGTCGTTTATTAATTTCCCTTCAAGGATGGTTATTGACCGCAGTGGAGAAGCGCTTGATAAAGAGAGCGTGGTGATTGAAATCCTTGAAGATGCTGTGCCGGGGGCCGAACTGCTGCAGGCCGTCAGGGAGATGAATGCGCACGGCTATCAGTTTGCGCTTGATGATTTCACCCTTGCGCCAGAATGGGATGTTTTTTTACCCTATATTTCAATCCTGAAATTCGACGTCAGAAATTATACCTTAGCGCAAATTAAAGAGTATCTGAAAGTACGTAAACATCTGACCGGTCATATTAAATATCTTGCTGAAAAAATTGAGACTAAAGAGGAATTCAACCAATACAGAGACGAGGGATTTTCCCTTTTTCAGGGCTATTTTTTCTGCCGTCCGGAGGTCATTAAATATAAACGGCTGTCGCAAAATCAGCTGGCGATTTTTCGGCTGCAAATGGAGGTCGGACGCAATAAACCTGATTTTCGAATTATCGAGTCGTTGATAAAAACCGATCTCACGCTCTCTTATAAAATCATGCGCTATATGAAGCATACGGCGTTTAAACATGTCGGCGCCTGTAATTTCAGTAAGTTAACCCTGAGCGAGGTGCTCAGGTATCTTGGCGAAAACCAGCTCCGACGGTTTGTTGCCGTCGTGGTCCTCGCCAGTGCGGGCAATGACACCGTCAGCGAGCTTTACCCGCTGAGCATGATGCGCGGCAAATTTTGCGAACTGCTGGCTGAGACGATGAACGAACCTACTCTGGCTGAAAATGCGTTCATGTGCGGCCTGTTTTCTCTGCTCGATACCCTCCTGGAGCTTCCGATGGCAGAGCTGATGAAGCAAATTGCGGTACCGCAGAGCGTGAACAACGCGCTGTGCCACCAGGAGGGACGGTTAGCCGACATGATTAACCTCTGCCGTTACTATGAACAGCAGCGGTGGGACGAGGCGACCCGGGTTCGTCAGGCGCTGGGCCTGTCAGATGAAGAGGTGGTTGAGGCGATGCGAAAGGCGACGCTCTGGGCTGGAGAGAATACGGTCAGTTAA
- a CDS encoding REP-associated tyrosine transposase: MSNYRRHYVPGGTWFFTVNLQNRQSDLLTRHIDNLRSATSTVKRAKPFTINAWVILPEHMHCIWTLPDGDSDFSARWRDIKKTFSRSIDMRYIWQPRFWEHTIRNEEDYRRHVDYIYINPLKHGYVGKVSDWPYSTFHRDVAEGLYPVDWAGEIEDFAAGERR; encoded by the coding sequence ATGTCAAACTACCGTCGCCATTACGTCCCCGGTGGCACCTGGTTTTTCACCGTTAACCTGCAAAACCGTCAGAGCGATTTGCTTACCCGCCATATCGATAACCTCCGTTCCGCCACCTCAACGGTTAAGCGTGCGAAGCCCTTCACCATCAACGCGTGGGTTATTTTGCCTGAACATATGCACTGTATCTGGACCCTACCGGACGGGGACAGTGATTTTTCCGCCCGCTGGCGGGATATCAAAAAGACATTCAGCCGCAGCATCGACATGCGCTATATCTGGCAGCCACGATTCTGGGAGCACACCATCCGCAACGAAGAGGACTACCGGCGGCATGTGGATTACATTTATATCAATCCGCTGAAGCATGGCTATGTGGGTAAAGTCAGCGACTGGCCGTATTCAACGTTTCATCGGGACGTGGCTGAAGGGTTGTATCCGGTGGATTGGGCAGGAGAGATTGAGGATTTTGCCGCGGGGGAGCGGCGATAA
- the phoP gene encoding two-component system response regulator PhoP: MRVLVVEDNALLRHHLKVQLQEMGHQVDDAEDAKEADYYLNEHLPDIAIVDLGLPDEDGLSLIRRWRSHDVSLPVLVLTAREGWQDKVEVLSAGADDYVTKPFHIEEVAARMQALLRRNSGLASQVISIPPFQVDLSRRELSINDEVIKLTAFEYTIMETLIRNSGKVVSKDSLMLQLYPDAELRESHTIDVLMGRLRKKIQAQYPQDVITTVRGQGYLFELR; this comes from the coding sequence ATGCGCGTACTGGTTGTTGAGGATAACGCATTGCTACGCCATCACCTGAAGGTTCAGCTTCAGGAGATGGGACATCAGGTGGACGATGCTGAAGATGCAAAAGAAGCCGATTATTATCTCAATGAACACCTGCCGGATATCGCCATTGTCGATTTAGGGTTGCCTGACGAAGACGGCCTGTCGTTGATTCGTCGCTGGCGCAGCCACGATGTTTCCCTGCCGGTTCTGGTGCTGACCGCTCGTGAAGGCTGGCAGGATAAGGTTGAAGTGCTCAGCGCGGGGGCAGATGATTACGTCACTAAGCCGTTCCATATTGAAGAGGTGGCGGCCCGCATGCAGGCGCTGCTCCGTCGCAACAGCGGGCTGGCGTCGCAGGTTATTTCCATCCCGCCTTTCCAGGTCGATCTCTCCCGCCGCGAGCTCTCAATTAACGATGAAGTCATCAAGCTGACCGCATTCGAATATACGATTATGGAAACGCTGATCCGCAACAGCGGCAAGGTGGTGAGTAAAGATTCTTTAATGCTTCAGCTCTACCCTGACGCTGAACTGCGCGAGAGCCATACCATTGACGTGCTGATGGGACGACTGCGTAAGAAAATTCAGGCCCAGTACCCGCAGGATGTGATTACCACCGTCCGCGGTCAGGGCTACCTGTTTGAATTACGCTAA
- the potC gene encoding spermidine/putrescine ABC transporter permease PotC has protein sequence MIGRLLRGGFMTAIYAYLYIPIIILIVNSFNSSRFGINWQGFTTDWYSLLMNNDSLLQAAQHSLTMAIFSATFATLIGSLTAVALYRYRFRGKPFVSGMLFVVMMSPDIVMAISLLVLFMLLGVQLGFWSLLFSHITFCLPFVVVTVFARLKGFDVRMLEAAKDLGASEMTILRKIILPLAMPAVAAGWLLSFTLSMDDVVVSSFVTGPSYEILPLKIYSMVKVGVSPEVNALATILLVFSLVLVIASQVIARDKTKSQGTMK, from the coding sequence ATGATCGGTCGACTGCTTCGCGGCGGTTTTATGACCGCCATTTACGCTTACCTGTATATCCCGATCATTATTTTGATCGTGAACTCGTTTAACAGCTCGCGCTTTGGGATTAACTGGCAGGGCTTTACCACCGACTGGTACAGCCTGCTGATGAACAACGACAGCCTGCTGCAGGCCGCGCAGCACTCGCTGACGATGGCGATCTTCTCCGCCACCTTCGCCACGCTGATTGGATCCCTGACCGCCGTGGCGCTCTACCGCTATCGCTTTCGCGGTAAGCCGTTCGTCAGCGGCATGCTGTTTGTGGTGATGATGTCGCCGGATATCGTGATGGCGATTTCGCTGCTGGTGCTGTTTATGCTGCTGGGCGTACAGCTTGGCTTCTGGTCGCTGCTGTTTTCCCATATCACCTTCTGCCTGCCGTTTGTGGTGGTGACCGTCTTTGCGCGCCTGAAAGGGTTCGACGTGCGCATGCTGGAGGCGGCGAAAGATCTGGGTGCCAGCGAAATGACCATCCTGCGCAAAATCATCCTGCCGCTGGCGATGCCCGCCGTGGCGGCCGGATGGCTGCTGAGCTTTACCCTGTCGATGGATGACGTGGTGGTCTCCTCCTTCGTGACCGGGCCGAGCTATGAAATTCTGCCGTTGAAAATTTATTCGATGGTGAAAGTCGGCGTTTCACCTGAGGTGAACGCGCTGGCGACCATTCTGCTGGTGTTTTCGCTGGTTCTGGTGATCGCCAGCCAGGTTATTGCTCGTGATAAAACAAAATCTCAGGGGACAATGAAATGA
- the potD gene encoding spermidine/putrescine ABC transporter substrate-binding protein PotD: protein MKKMLAAAALVLGMGAAHADDSKTLYFYNWTEYVPPGLLEQFTKETGIKVIYSTYESNETMYAKLKTYKDGAYDLVVPSTYFVDKMRKEGMIQKIDKTKLTHFSNLDPEMLNKPFDPNNDYSIPYIWGATAIGVNSEAVDPKSVTSWADLWKPQYKGSLLLTDDAREVFQVALRKLGYSGNTTDPKEIEAAYAELKKLMPNVAAFNSDNPANPYMEGEVNLGMVWNGSAYVARQAGTPLEVVWPKEGGIFWMDSLSIPANAKNVDGALKLINFLLRPDVAKQVAETIGYPTPNLAARKLLKPEVANDKSLYPDAEIISKGEWQNDVGDASRLYEEYYQKLKAGR from the coding sequence ATGAAAAAAATGCTCGCCGCTGCGGCGCTGGTGCTTGGTATGGGTGCCGCACACGCTGATGACAGCAAAACGCTCTACTTCTACAACTGGACCGAGTACGTGCCGCCGGGCCTGCTGGAGCAGTTCACCAAGGAGACGGGCATCAAGGTGATCTACTCGACCTACGAGTCGAATGAAACCATGTACGCCAAGCTCAAAACCTACAAAGATGGCGCGTACGATCTGGTGGTTCCGTCCACCTATTTTGTCGACAAAATGCGCAAAGAGGGCATGATCCAGAAGATCGACAAAACGAAGCTAACCCATTTTTCAAACCTCGATCCTGAGATGCTCAACAAGCCGTTTGACCCAAATAACGACTACTCCATTCCGTATATCTGGGGGGCAACCGCGATTGGCGTTAACAGCGAGGCCGTCGATCCGAAATCGGTGACAAGCTGGGCCGATCTGTGGAAACCGCAATACAAAGGCAGCCTGCTGTTGACCGACGACGCGCGCGAAGTCTTCCAGGTGGCGCTGCGCAAGCTTGGCTACTCTGGCAACACGACGGATCCTAAAGAGATTGAAGCGGCATATGCCGAGCTGAAAAAGCTGATGCCTAACGTGGCGGCATTCAACTCTGATAACCCTGCAAACCCGTATATGGAAGGCGAAGTAAACCTGGGGATGGTGTGGAACGGCTCCGCGTATGTGGCCCGCCAGGCCGGTACGCCGCTTGAGGTAGTCTGGCCAAAAGAAGGCGGGATCTTCTGGATGGACAGCCTCTCCATTCCGGCTAACGCGAAAAATGTGGATGGGGCGCTGAAGCTGATTAACTTCCTGCTGCGCCCGGATGTGGCGAAACAGGTTGCCGAGACGATTGGCTACCCGACGCCAAACCTGGCCGCACGCAAGCTGCTGAAGCCTGAAGTGGCTAACGATAAGTCGCTCTACCCGGATGCGGAAATCATCAGCAAAGGTGAGTGGCAGAACGATGTCGGCGACGCCAGCCGCCTCTATGAAGAGTATTACCAGAAGTTAAAAGCGGGCCGCTAA
- the phoQ gene encoding two-component system sensor histidine kinase PhoQ, which yields MRRILRHLLPLSLRVRFLLATAAVVLVLSLSYGMVALVGYSVSFDKTTFRLLRGESNLFYTLAKWEDNRITVEMPENLNQQSPTLALIYNEKGKLLWAQRDIPWLVKSIRPEWLKTNGFHEIEADLNTTSSLIREDRSLQQKLNEIRADDAETEMTHSVAINLYPATLNMPQLTIVVIDTIPVELKRSYMVWSWFIYVLAANLLLVIPLLWIAAWWSLRPIESLAKEVRELEEHHREKLNPETTRELTSLVRNLNRLLKSERERYDKYRTTLTDLTHSLKTPLAVMQSTLRSMRSSKLSVDDAEPVMLEQISRISQQIGYYLHRASMRSGSALLSRELHPVAPLLDNLTSALNKVYQRKGVNISLDISPEISFVGEKNDFMEVMGNLLDNACKYCLEFVEVSARQTDNELHIIVEDDGPGIPRNKRDVVFDRGQRADTLRPGQGVGLAVAREIVDQYDGKIETSESLLGGARMEVIFGRQQPTSNDS from the coding sequence ATGAGACGGATTTTGCGTCATCTTCTGCCCCTCTCACTGCGGGTTCGTTTTTTACTGGCAACGGCTGCGGTGGTGCTGGTGCTGTCGCTCTCCTACGGCATGGTCGCCCTGGTGGGGTACAGCGTCAGCTTCGATAAAACGACCTTTCGTCTCTTACGCGGCGAAAGCAATCTGTTTTATACCCTGGCGAAATGGGAAGATAACCGAATCACCGTCGAAATGCCGGAAAATCTTAATCAGCAAAGCCCCACCCTGGCCCTGATTTACAACGAAAAGGGGAAGCTGCTGTGGGCGCAGCGCGATATTCCGTGGCTGGTCAAAAGCATTCGTCCGGAGTGGCTTAAAACCAACGGGTTTCACGAAATTGAAGCCGATCTCAACACCACCAGCTCGCTGATCCGTGAAGATCGTTCCCTGCAGCAAAAGCTGAACGAGATCCGCGCCGACGACGCCGAAACGGAGATGACGCACTCCGTTGCGATTAACCTTTATCCGGCGACGCTAAACATGCCGCAGCTGACCATCGTGGTGATCGACACCATTCCGGTCGAGCTGAAGCGTTCTTATATGGTCTGGAGCTGGTTCATCTACGTTCTGGCGGCAAATCTGCTGCTGGTGATCCCGCTGCTGTGGATAGCGGCGTGGTGGAGCCTGCGCCCCATTGAATCACTGGCGAAAGAGGTTCGCGAGCTGGAAGAACATCATCGCGAAAAGCTTAATCCGGAAACCACCCGCGAGCTCACCAGCCTGGTGCGTAACCTCAACCGCCTGCTGAAAAGTGAACGCGAACGCTATGATAAATACCGTACGACGCTTACCGATCTGACCCACAGCCTGAAAACCCCGCTCGCGGTGATGCAAAGCACCCTGCGTTCCATGCGCAGTTCGAAGCTGAGCGTCGACGATGCCGAGCCGGTGATGCTGGAGCAGATCAGCCGTATTTCTCAGCAAATTGGCTATTACCTCCACCGCGCCAGCATGCGTTCCGGCAGCGCCCTGCTGAGCCGCGAGCTGCATCCGGTCGCCCCGCTTCTGGATAACCTCACGTCCGCCCTCAACAAGGTGTATCAGCGTAAAGGGGTGAATATCAGCCTCGATATCTCGCCAGAGATAAGCTTTGTGGGTGAAAAAAATGACTTCATGGAAGTGATGGGCAACCTGCTGGATAACGCCTGCAAATACTGTCTGGAGTTCGTGGAAGTGTCGGCGCGCCAGACGGATAACGAACTGCATATCATCGTGGAGGATGATGGCCCGGGGATCCCGCGCAATAAACGTGATGTGGTGTTCGATCGCGGTCAACGCGCCGATACGCTACGTCCTGGCCAGGGCGTTGGATTAGCCGTCGCCCGGGAGATTGTCGACCAGTACGACGGGAAAATCGAAACCAGCGAAAGTTTGCTGGGCGGCGCGCGAATGGAGGTCATTTTTGGTCGCCAGCAGCCCACATCGAACGATAGTTAA
- a CDS encoding cupin domain-containing protein gives MDYHLTLNWPEFIERYWQKRPVVLKRGFSNFVDPISPDELAGLAMENEVDSRLVSHQDGKWQVSHGPFESYDHLGENNWSLLVQAVNHWHEPTAALMRPFRALPDWRMDDLMISFSVPGGGVGPHLDQYDVFIIQGTGRRRWRVGEKVPMKQHCPHPDLLQVDPFEGIIDEELEPGDILYIPPGFPHEGYSLENSLNYSVGFRAPSGREMISGFADYVLQRELGSYRYSDPDVPAREHPADILPAELDKLRGMMLDLINEPEHFRQWFGEFISQSRHELDVAPPEPPYQADEIYDALQQGDKLTRLGGLRVLRIGEDVFVNGEKLDSPHRPALEAIASHLVLTADTFGDALEDPSFLAMLAALVNSGYWFFED, from the coding sequence ATGGATTATCACTTAACGCTTAACTGGCCCGAGTTTATTGAACGTTACTGGCAAAAACGCCCGGTCGTTCTGAAACGCGGGTTCAGCAATTTTGTCGACCCTATCTCGCCTGACGAGCTGGCCGGTCTGGCCATGGAAAACGAAGTCGACAGCCGCCTGGTCAGCCACCAGGACGGGAAATGGCAGGTTAGCCACGGTCCTTTCGAAAGCTACGATCACCTCGGTGAAAACAACTGGTCGCTGCTGGTACAGGCTGTCAACCACTGGCATGAGCCGACGGCCGCCTTAATGCGTCCGTTCCGCGCCCTGCCCGACTGGCGCATGGACGATCTGATGATCTCCTTCTCCGTGCCGGGCGGCGGCGTAGGCCCGCATCTGGACCAGTACGATGTGTTCATCATTCAGGGTACGGGCCGCCGCCGCTGGCGCGTGGGCGAAAAAGTGCCGATGAAGCAGCACTGCCCGCATCCGGACCTGCTTCAGGTTGATCCCTTTGAAGGGATTATCGACGAAGAGCTGGAGCCGGGTGATATTCTCTACATCCCGCCGGGATTCCCTCATGAAGGCTACTCCCTGGAGAACTCCCTCAACTACTCCGTCGGGTTCCGCGCGCCAAGCGGCCGCGAGATGATCAGCGGATTTGCCGACTATGTTCTGCAGCGCGAGCTGGGCAGCTATCGTTACAGCGATCCCGACGTGCCTGCGCGTGAGCACCCGGCAGACATCCTGCCTGCGGAGCTGGATAAGCTGCGCGGCATGATGCTGGATCTGATCAACGAGCCGGAACATTTCCGTCAGTGGTTTGGCGAGTTTATTAGCCAGTCCCGCCACGAGCTGGACGTTGCACCACCGGAGCCGCCTTATCAGGCGGACGAGATTTACGATGCGCTTCAGCAAGGCGACAAGCTGACGCGCCTGGGCGGGTTGCGCGTGCTGCGCATTGGTGAGGACGTGTTCGTCAACGGCGAGAAGCTGGACTCTCCGCACCGACCGGCGCTGGAAGCCATAGCCAGCCATCTGGTGCTGACTGCAGATACCTTTGGCGATGCGCTGGAAGACCCGTCCTTCCTCGCGATGCTGGCCGCGCTGGTCAACAGCGGGTACTGGTTCTTTGAGGACTGA